The following proteins are encoded in a genomic region of Dasypus novemcinctus isolate mDasNov1 chromosome 3, mDasNov1.1.hap2, whole genome shotgun sequence:
- the LOC101412254 gene encoding olfactory receptor 4K15 — MNETNHFRVMEFVLLGLSSSKELQPFLFVIFSLLYLAILLGNFLIILTVTSDARLHTPMYFLLANLSFIDICVASFATPKMLVDFLVECKTISFEACLAQIFFVHLFTGSEMVILVSMAYDRYVAICKPLHYMTIMSRRVCIILVLISWCVGFIHTTSQLAFTVNLPFCGPNQVDSFFCDLPLVTKLACIDTYVISLLIVADSGFLSLSSFLLLVISYTVILTSVRKRSSASMAKARSTLTAHITVVTLFFGPCIFIYVWPFSSYSIDKVLAVFYTIFTPILNPVIYTLRNKEVKAAMSKLKSRYLKPGQISAVLRNVIFLDTK; from the coding sequence ATGAATGAGACAAATCATTTTCGGGTGATGGAATTTGTGTTGCTGGGACTCTCTAGTTCTAAGGAGCTCCAACCATTCTTGTTTGTTATATTTTCACTACTCTACCTAGCTATATTGCTGGGTAACTTTCTCATCATCCTGACTGTGACCTCAGATGCTCGCCTTCATACCCCCATGTACTTTTTGCTTGCAAACCTCTCCTTTATAGATATATGTGTTGCCTCCTTTGCTACCCCCAAAATGCTTGTTGACTTTCTGGTAGAGTGCAAGACTATTTCTTTTGAAGCCTGCCTGGCTCAGATTTTCTTTGTACATCTTTTCACTGGAAGTGAAATGGTGATCCTTGTATCCATGGCCTATGACCGTTATGTTGCTATTTGCAAACCGCTCCACTACATGACAATCATGAGCCGCCGTGTATGCATTATTCTAGTCCTCATCTCCTGGTGTGTAGGCTTCATTCATACTACTAGCCAGTTGGCGTTTACTGTTAATTTGCCTTTTTGCGGTCCTAACCAGGTTGATAGCTTTTTCTGTGACCTCCCTTTAGTGACCAAACTGGCCTGTATAGACACTTACGTTATTAGCCTACTAATCGTTGCAGACAGCGGCTTTCTTTCTTTGAGTTCCTTCCTCCTCCTGGTCATCTCCTACACTGTGATACTTACCTCAGTTAGGAAACGCTCCTCTGCCAGCATGGCAAAAGCCCGCTCCACGTTGACTGCCCACATCACTGTGGTCACTTTATTCTTTGGTCCATGTATCTTCATCTATGTGTGGCCCTTCAGTAGTTATTCAATTGACAAGGTCCTTGCTGTGTTCTACACCATCTTTACTCCCATTTTAAACCCGGTTATCTACACTCTAAGGAACAAGGAGGTAAAGGCAGCTATGTCAAAATTAAAGAGCAGGTATCTTAAACCTGGTCAGATTTCTGCAGTCTtaagaaatgttatttttctgGACACAAAGTAA